The genomic window CCCGGTTACATGCTCGTGCCCCTAAAGGTAAAAGAGCACGGGGTAAGCGCCCCAGCAAGCGAGGTAAACGAGTCTCTACAATCAGTGCAATCAGCCTCAAAACCGTTGTCACTAACGTAAGTATCGTCGGTTCAACCGATGGTTTGACCTTTGAAGCCTTCATTGCTCGCCACCTGGTTCCGAAACTTTGGAAAGGAGCTTGTGTGATTATGGATAACTACTCGATACACAACCATGACACGATCAGAAAGCTGATTGAGGACGTGGGTGCTAAGTTGATTTATTTACCTCCCTATTCTCCAGACTTTTCACCGATAGAAAATTGCTTCTCAAAGATTAAAAATATTTTGCGGACGATTGGGGCACGCAGCTATCCCGATCTCGCTAATGCCATTGAAGACGCTTTTTCTCAAGTATCTTTGGAAAACCTCAAAAATTGGTTCACTCACTGTTGCTACTACGCCTCACAAGAGTGAAAAATGCTATAATTCCATATCACTATGACTGAGATTAGCTCCCTGGAGGTTAGCATTTTGGAGATTCACACCCTGCATTTTGTCGTAATTCTGATCATTGACGGAGTACCCCTTAGGATCACCCATAGACACCTGAATTAAACTGGCATCCACCAGATTGGCTCTCTGGAAATTGCTGAGACTCAAGTCTGCTCGATTCAGGTTTGCTCCCCGGAGATAGGCATCCCGAGCAAAGACACTCTGAAGTCTAGCCTGTTGAAGGTTTGCTCCTTTCAGGTTCGCCCCTGCTAGGTTCGCTCGAGTCAAATTCGCCCTGGATAAATTGGCTTGTACTAAGTTTGCCCCCCGTAAATCTACTCCCTGGAGGTTAGCATTCACCAAGTTTGCCCCCTGTAAATTGCAACGTAAACAGCGTCGAGTTTGAAGCAGACGGTCAAGGGCCTGAGATAGCTGATGAGTCTGAAGTTGAGTAGAAGAGACAGGCGCGGAATCAACTCCTGATGGTGCAGTTGCTGGAGAGGGGTTAACGCCTTGGAGCGGGCTACATCCAACAAAGCAGAGAAATCCACTGATTCCCAACCACAGAGGACGAGAAATTGTCTGAGCTAATAAGTCCCCAAAGATAGACATACACAACCAACAATTGTCGGTCAATGGCGGATAATCTTTTTTCCAGTCTCACGGGTGCTATAAAAAATTAAGGCTGTTTTTGTTGTGAACAAAACTTCAGATCCATAGGTGAAGGTGGGCAACTTAGTCTCCTTTTAACATTGCCTCTAAATACTGAGTTGATCCCATGGTTTCTAAACAAGCCTGTTTTTGTAACACCATGTCTGAGAGGCTTTGCTGGTAGTCTTGTACCCGCTTTAGTAATTCGGGTTGGTAGGTCGCTAGAATTCGCACGGCTAATAACCCAGCATTTTGAGCATTGCCGATCGCCACGGTGGCAACCGGAATTCCGGCAGGCATTTGCACCATCGAGTAGAGGGAATCTATTCCCTGGAGATAACGGCTCGACACGGGGACACCTATGACGGGCAGCGGTGTCAAAGCGGCAACCATCCCCGGTAAATGGGCGGCTCCCCCCGCTCCTGCAATAATAACTTTGAGTCCCCGATGATGGGCTTGTTGGGCATAGGTCACCATGCGATCTGGAGTGCGATGGGCTGAGACAATTGCAACTTCGTGGGCAATGCCAAACTCCTCACAGATGGCGATCGCCCCTTGCATCGTCGGTAGATCTGAATCACTGCCCATAATGATTCCAATTAATGGCTGCTGCATACTCAAGCTATCAAGCGCCTCGTTTGCGGTACTCTCTCAGAGTACGGTACTAATGTTTACGGTTGCATCTATACTCTGCCCCGATGATGCTGATCTTGACTCGACGCCTTCCAGCCAATCTCGACACCTCTGTCCAGTTCACCCTTCGACTCACCGCTGAGGAACGAACTCACAGTCGTCATCGCTTTCCTACCCATGAGGGAACCTTGGTGCAGCTCCACCTCCCTCGGGGGACGGTGCTGTTCGAGGGAGATTTACTCCAACCCGAGGCAGAGGAGATCACCGTTCGGGTGGTGGCCAAGCCAGAACCGGTTTGCGTGATCACAGCGCCTCAGCCCCTCGATTTACTCCGAGCTGCCTATCACTTGGGGAATCGCCATGTGCTCCTAGAAACTTACCCCCGACCGAGCTGAAGCCTAGCCCCCGATCCGGTCTTGCAGTCGATGCTGGAGCATTTAGGTCTCCAGGTTACGGTCACAGAGGCACCCTTTCAGCCGGAACTAGGGGCTTATGGTCATCGACATTAGCAGCCACAGAATCTCACAAGCAGCTATGCAATCTGATTTGGCCCTGTTACGCCTGCTACAACTGGCAAGCCCTACCTTGCCCGTGGGAGCTTACAGTTACTCCGAAGCCCTCGAAACCTTGATTAGCACAGGCAAAATTGCAGATATCGAGGAGCTAGAATCCTGGTTGAGGCAGGAACTGTCCACCGGAGCCGTGCGGATGGAAGCAGCTGTGATGCTGCGCGGGTATCAAGCAGTCCAAGCCCAGGATCTTGCAGTGATCGCCCACTGGCATCATTGGCTCTCAGCGGCGCGGGAAACCGAAGAACTCCGCTGGCAAAGTTGGCAGATGGGGCTGGCACTCTTCCGACTCTTGCAAGCGCTCCACCCCGAACAAGCCGATTTTTTCACGCAGTTGTACGAGGGTTGCGATCGCACCTGTAACTTTGCGATCGCCTTTGCACTAGCCGCAGCTCTCTGGGAAATTGACCCGGAGTCAGCCCTTCTGGGGTACTGCCAGAGTTGGCTGACCAACCTGATCGGCGCGGGGGTGAAACTGATTCCCTTGGGTCAAACAGCTGGGCAAAAACTGCTGATGGGAATGCAAGTCCCCCTAATCACCAGCACCCAGGAAATACAGGGGTTAACGGACACCCAACTTGTCAGTTGTAGCTGGGGGTTATCCCTAGCCAGTATGAACCATGAAACCGAATACAGTCGCCTCTTTCGGAGTTAAGGGCTATTTTTTCTTGCCCCCAAATAAGCCCCCAAATAAGCCGCCTCCCGATTGATCGGATTTACTGCCTTTGGGATCGTTTTTTTGCGTACCTGCTTTGCCAGTCCCCTGGGTTTTCATTAACTTTTCTAGTTGTTTCTTCCCATCTAGCGCCATAGAATTTTGTGGATTGAACTTCAATGCTTGGTCAAACTCAATCCGCGCCATGGTTAACTGATTTTGCTGGAGATAAATAGTTCCTAAAAGGCTATGACAGCGGCTATGGGTAGGATCATCCTTCAGAGCATCCCGTAGTTCCTTGATCGCTGCAGCAAACTGATTCTTGGCAATCAACTCTTCGGCCCGACGACAGTATTGCTCCACGAAGGGCGAAGTTGCCGGAGCTGCCGATGGTGAAGATGGGCGTGTGACTGGAATGGTTGACGGTGCGGTCTGCGATCGCGACACCACCGGATTTGATCGCGGTACCTCCGTCGCTGTGGTCGCAGGCGCTGATGGTTGCTGGAGTTTGCCTTTCATCTCTCGCCGCACCAGATAGATCAGATTTAACTCGCTGATTTGTCCTGTAAACACCAGCAGTTTCTCAAGTGATTGGTACTGGTGTTCAGCTAGTTGTTGCAACAGTGTATTGTACGTTGTCTCTAAATCATCTGCCTGGGACAGTTGTTTCGCAGATTCACTGGTGACGACCAATGACTGGGGAGTGCGAGTCAGGTACTG from Neosynechococcus sphagnicola sy1 includes these protein-coding regions:
- the purE gene encoding 5-(carboxyamino)imidazole ribonucleotide mutase — translated: MQQPLIGIIMGSDSDLPTMQGAIAICEEFGIAHEVAIVSAHRTPDRMVTYAQQAHHRGLKVIIAGAGGAAHLPGMVAALTPLPVIGVPVSSRYLQGIDSLYSMVQMPAGIPVATVAIGNAQNAGLLAVRILATYQPELLKRVQDYQQSLSDMVLQKQACLETMGSTQYLEAMLKGD
- a CDS encoding J domain-containing protein, whose protein sequence is MAFQIKQGLFASDFTDLHAILGVPIDTDAKAMRTRYLQIARRLHPDSSGTTNVAEKLQEGEILSKFVNPAYEKLSNDRERAEYGALLKLKSQYLTRTPQSLVVTSESAKQLSQADDLETTYNTLLQQLAEHQYQSLEKLLVFTGQISELNLIYLVRREMKGKLQQPSAPATTATEVPRSNPVVSRSQTAPSTIPVTRPSSPSAAPATSPFVEQYCRRAEELIAKNQFAAAIKELRDALKDDPTHSRCHSLLGTIYLQQNQLTMARIEFDQALKFNPQNSMALDGKKQLEKLMKTQGTGKAGTQKNDPKGSKSDQSGGGLFGGLFGGKKK
- a CDS encoding urease accessory protein UreF: MQSDLALLRLLQLASPTLPVGAYSYSEALETLISTGKIADIEELESWLRQELSTGAVRMEAAVMLRGYQAVQAQDLAVIAHWHHWLSAARETEELRWQSWQMGLALFRLLQALHPEQADFFTQLYEGCDRTCNFAIAFALAAALWEIDPESALLGYCQSWLTNLIGAGVKLIPLGQTAGQKLLMGMQVPLITSTQEIQGLTDTQLVSCSWGLSLASMNHETEYSRLFRS
- a CDS encoding transposase, giving the protein RLHARAPKGKRARGKRPSKRGKRVSTISAISLKTVVTNVSIVGSTDGLTFEAFIARHLVPKLWKGACVIMDNYSIHNHDTIRKLIEDVGAKLIYLPPYSPDFSPIENCFSKIKNILRTIGARSYPDLANAIEDAFSQVSLENLKNWFTHCCYYASQE
- a CDS encoding pentapeptide repeat-containing protein codes for the protein MSIFGDLLAQTISRPLWLGISGFLCFVGCSPLQGVNPSPATAPSGVDSAPVSSTQLQTHQLSQALDRLLQTRRCLRCNLQGANLVNANLQGVDLRGANLVQANLSRANLTRANLAGANLKGANLQQARLQSVFARDAYLRGANLNRADLSLSNFQRANLVDASLIQVSMGDPKGYSVNDQNYDKMQGVNLQNANLQGANLSHSDMEL